ACCGGCGGTACTGGACCGCGTACGGGAAGCCGGCGAGGCCGAGGGAGCCGAACATCCTGTCGAACCTCGCGTTGCGCGAGCGCGTGGCGAGGTACGCGAGGATCGCCGGCAGGACCATCAGGAAGAAGGCCGCGATCCCGATCGGCAGGAAGATCTCCTTCGGGTCGGAGCCCGGCGTGCGATGCATTCGGCCGAGCGGGAGCAGGATGAACCCGATGAAGATCGTGAAGACGAAGACCGTCACGACGGCGCTGACGAGGCAGCCGCGGACGTACGACATCGCGACGGACTGGACAATTCGACCCATCACGGCCTCCGCTGGACGGCGACGTGCAATAGGGGGCGGACGGTCCGCCAACAAGCAATTCTACGCCGCGCCGGGCTGCGTTTCCCCGTTCGGATCGCGCTACGATGCCCGACCGTGACCGACTTCACGTTCCTCTGCAACGAATGCGGTACCCGGTACCCCGAGCATCGAGCCCTGTACGTCTGCCCCTCCTGCGCCCGTCTCCAGGTGCCGGGAGGGTTCACGCGCGGCGTCCTCAGGGTCGAGCTGGCGGAAAGGGAGCTCCCGCGCCGGTGGCCGGACGCCCCGCTCGCCTCGCCCGGTGGCCTCTCGCCCTTTCTCCCGGTTCGGGGGCCCGACTCGTTCTTCTCTTTCGCCGCCGGAGGAACGCCGCTCCTTCCGGTGCCGCGTCTGCGCGAGGCGCTCGGCATGCCTCGCCTTTGGCTGAAGGACGACACCCGGAACCCCTCGGGCTCCACGAAGGACCGTGCCTCGCACCTCGTCGTCGCCAAGGCGATCGAGTACGGGTACGAGACGGTCGCCGCGGCCTCGACCGGAAACGCTGCGACGGCGCTCTCGGCAGCTGGCGCGGCCGCGGGGATCAAGACGGTCGTCTTCGTCCCGGCCTCGGCTCCTCCGGCCAAGCTGGTCCAGATGGCGAGCTACGGGGCGACGCTCGTCCCGGTCGCTGGGACGTACGACCAGGCTTTCGAGCTTTCGCTCGCGGCCTGTGCGCGCTTCGGCTGGTACAACCGGAATACGGCGCTGAACCCCTTCACCGTCGAGGGTAAGAAGACGGCCTCGCTCGAGATCGCGCGTGACCTCGCGCCCGAGGCGCCCGACGCGGTCGTCGTCCCGACGGGGGACGGCGTCATCATTGCCGGGATCGCGAAGGGGTTCGCCGACCTGGTCCGCTGCGGCCTCCTGCCGCGCGTGCCGCGCCTCGTCGCGGTCCAGCCGGAGCGGTCGGGAGCCATTGCGCGTGCCCTCCGCTCGGGCGCGGCGGAGATCACGCCCGAGCCCGGCGCCGGAAGCGTCGCCGACAGCCTCACCGTCGCCGCGCCGCGGAACGCCGTCATGGCCCTGAAGGACATCCGCGCCTCGGGC
The genomic region above belongs to Holophagales bacterium and contains:
- a CDS encoding pyridoxal-phosphate dependent enzyme: MTDFTFLCNECGTRYPEHRALYVCPSCARLQVPGGFTRGVLRVELAERELPRRWPDAPLASPGGLSPFLPVRGPDSFFSFAAGGTPLLPVPRLREALGMPRLWLKDDTRNPSGSTKDRASHLVVAKAIEYGYETVAAASTGNAATALSAAGAAAGIKTVVFVPASAPPAKLVQMASYGATLVPVAGTYDQAFELSLAACARFGWYNRNTALNPFTVEGKKTASLEIARDLAPEAPDAVVVPTGDGVIIAGIAKGFADLVRCGLLPRVPRLVAVQPERSGAIARALRSGAAEITPEPGAGSVADSLTVAAPRNAVMALKDIRASGGCGILVSEEAILDAIPRLAIATAVFAEPAAAIALAGLEIAVAEGLVSRSERVVLLVTGTGLKDVPSAARRVTVPVPVAPTLEAVEALLAG